In Alkalihalobacillus sp. TS-13, the following are encoded in one genomic region:
- the hflX gene encoding GTPase HflX translates to MPSNIKERTLLIGCQLQDKNDTLFESSMNELAALVQTAQGEPVMELTQKRERFHPATLIGKGKVEEVRALLEEIEVDLVVMNHELTPSQIRNLGQALDIKVIDRTQLILDIFAQRAKSREGKLQVELAQLEYLLPRLSGQGVQLSRLGGGIGTRGPGETKLETDRRHIRNRITDIKNQLKTVASHRRRYRERRKANQVFQIALVGYTNAGKSTWFNALTDADSYQEDLLFATLDPMTRKLKLPAGMITLLTDTVGFIQDLPTGLVAAFRSTLEEVTEADLIIHMVDASDPNRDKHQETVMSLLKELGAEKIPVLTVYNKVDRDHEPLPNYRALTVSAFRKEDQQRMLETIETEIKSSMEGYKVSVTSDDGKLLSDLQRLTILEKRKWDEEIGRYVCEGYVHPTLPIYDRIQSLNN, encoded by the coding sequence ATACCATCAAACATAAAAGAACGGACGTTATTAATAGGGTGTCAATTGCAGGATAAGAATGACACCCTTTTTGAATCTTCGATGAATGAATTGGCAGCCCTTGTACAAACAGCGCAAGGTGAACCGGTCATGGAATTGACCCAGAAGCGGGAACGTTTTCATCCCGCGACCTTGATCGGAAAAGGAAAGGTAGAGGAAGTCCGCGCACTACTCGAGGAAATCGAGGTGGATTTGGTTGTCATGAACCATGAGTTGACACCAAGTCAAATCCGAAATTTAGGTCAAGCGCTGGACATAAAGGTGATTGATCGTACACAATTGATCCTTGATATTTTCGCACAACGGGCAAAATCCCGTGAAGGTAAGCTCCAGGTTGAGCTTGCCCAATTGGAATACCTTTTGCCCCGTTTGTCTGGACAAGGCGTTCAGCTATCACGGCTAGGAGGCGGAATCGGTACACGAGGTCCTGGGGAAACGAAGCTTGAAACAGACCGCCGACACATCCGGAACCGGATCACCGATATCAAGAACCAGCTGAAAACTGTCGCTTCCCATAGACGGCGATACCGGGAAAGACGGAAAGCGAACCAAGTCTTCCAAATCGCTCTGGTCGGTTACACGAATGCAGGGAAATCGACCTGGTTCAATGCGTTGACGGATGCAGATTCATATCAAGAAGATCTGTTGTTCGCAACGCTCGATCCGATGACACGAAAATTAAAGCTTCCTGCAGGTATGATAACGCTTTTGACAGATACGGTCGGGTTCATTCAGGATCTTCCTACCGGACTTGTCGCTGCTTTCCGCTCAACCCTGGAAGAGGTGACAGAGGCAGATCTGATCATTCATATGGTGGATGCCTCAGACCCTAACCGGGACAAGCATCAAGAGACGGTCATGTCACTCTTGAAAGAATTAGGAGCCGAGAAGATCCCCGTCTTGACAGTCTATAATAAAGTCGATCGCGACCACGAGCCGCTTCCGAATTACCGGGCTCTTACCGTATCTGCGTTCAGGAAAGAGGATCAGCAACGAATGCTCGAAACGATCGAAACAGAGATCAAATCATCGATGGAAGGTTATAAAGTCAGCGTAACTTCTGATGATGGCAAACTATTAAGCGACCTGCAACGACTGACGATTCTTGAGAAGAGGAAATGGGATGAAGAGATTGGTAGGTACGTTTGTGAAGGCTATGTCCACCCGACGCTCCCCATCTATGATAGAATCCAATCATTGAACAACTAG
- a CDS encoding YhcN/YlaJ family sporulation lipoprotein, whose translation MFKKVIAILLAVNFLAACNNGDEALDQAWEENYSNPGKTRVSQNGSTLQNSPQVKERASESAQAEELVKLTEQVDGVEKADAIVTGMYSVVGAKLEKGIDQNAVVNEIYSQLDDISQGANAVVTTDPQHLKKMNEWGKEINKRGFHKGIYNELVAMISQIPAPKREIHESNPSKMDLDRERINHLPNTPR comes from the coding sequence ATGTTTAAAAAGGTTATTGCTATCTTGCTGGCTGTCAATTTTCTAGCCGCTTGTAATAATGGTGACGAAGCGCTTGACCAGGCATGGGAAGAAAACTATTCGAATCCAGGAAAGACAAGAGTTAGCCAAAACGGAAGTACACTCCAGAATAGTCCACAAGTAAAAGAACGTGCAAGTGAAAGTGCTCAAGCAGAGGAACTGGTGAAGTTAACTGAACAAGTGGATGGAGTGGAAAAAGCAGATGCAATCGTCACGGGTATGTATTCCGTAGTGGGAGCCAAATTGGAAAAGGGTATAGATCAAAATGCTGTTGTTAATGAAATCTATTCCCAACTGGATGATATCAGCCAGGGAGCGAACGCAGTTGTAACAACAGATCCTCAGCATTTGAAAAAAATGAATGAATGGGGGAAAGAAATCAACAAACGTGGTTTCCATAAAGGGATTTATAATGAACTTGTGGCCATGATAAGTCAGATTCCAGCCCCTAAACGAGAAATCCATGAATCGAATCCTTCTAAAATGGATTTGGACAGAGAACGTATCAATCATTTACCAAATACGCCAAGATAA
- the hfq gene encoding RNA chaperone Hfq, whose amino-acid sequence MKQSINIQDQFLNTLRKENVFVTVYLLNGFQLKGLVKGFDNFTVVLESDGKQQLIYKHAISTFTPQRPVDFSSENNNQNG is encoded by the coding sequence ATGAAGCAATCCATTAATATTCAAGACCAATTCCTGAACACTTTGAGAAAAGAAAATGTTTTCGTAACGGTTTACCTATTGAATGGTTTCCAGCTTAAAGGGCTGGTTAAAGGATTTGATAATTTTACTGTCGTACTAGAGTCAGATGGCAAGCAGCAGCTCATTTACAAACATGCCATTTCGACATTCACACCACAGCGTCCTGTTGATTTTTCTTCTGAAAACAATAACCAGAACGGTTAA
- a CDS encoding MerR family transcriptional regulator, with protein sequence MGDQVRRNMPLFPMGIVMQLTELSARQIRYYEENKLITPARSEGNRRMFSFNDVDRLLEIKSLLERGVNLAGIREVFEMKEKGINRMPPYYKKEPSEADLHKNLKKELYQAGRYGKTSLIQGELSRFFN encoded by the coding sequence ATGGGAGATCAAGTGAGAAGGAATATGCCCTTATTTCCCATGGGGATTGTCATGCAACTGACGGAGTTATCAGCACGGCAAATCCGTTACTATGAAGAAAACAAGTTGATAACGCCAGCTCGTTCAGAAGGGAATCGAAGGATGTTCTCCTTCAACGATGTTGACCGGTTGCTGGAAATCAAGTCTCTTCTTGAACGTGGAGTCAATTTAGCTGGAATTCGAGAGGTCTTTGAAATGAAAGAGAAGGGTATAAATCGAATGCCCCCTTACTATAAAAAAGAACCATCCGAAGCGGATCTCCACAAGAATTTGAAAAAAGAACTCTATCAAGCAGGTCGTTATGGGAAGACCTCATTGATTCAGGGAGAGTTGTCTCGATTCTTCAATTGA
- a CDS encoding methionine gamma-lyase family protein: protein MNFLNQDKPLVELSKKIEDKIRPVHEKIVAVEEFNQQKVLSAFRNHQVSDFHFTPSTGYGYDDTGRDVLEKVYAEVFGTEAAIVRPHIISGTHAISVALSGVLRPKNELLYITGKPYDTLEEIVGIRGDGKGSLKEFDITYQAIDLLSDGGIDYDTVKKKIHSQTKMIGIQRSKGYSDRTSFTITQIKEMVEFVKSIKPDVIVFVDNCYGEFVEMEEPTDAGADLIAGSLIKNPGGGLAKIGGYIAGREDLIDLCAYRLTSPGLGREAGASLDTLLDMYQGFFLAPHVVSQSLKGAVFTAAFLEELGFDTSPRWDSERTDLVQSVKFHNPDFMVRFCQAIQKASPVNAHVVPHPSYMPGYEDDVIMAAGTFIQGASIELSADGPIRPPFEAYVQGGLTYSHVKLAIMSAVYELKESGLTIKEKGIN, encoded by the coding sequence ATGAATTTTTTAAATCAAGATAAACCATTAGTAGAGCTTTCAAAGAAAATAGAAGATAAAATCAGGCCAGTACATGAGAAGATTGTCGCCGTTGAAGAGTTCAATCAACAAAAAGTCTTATCGGCTTTTCGCAACCACCAGGTTAGTGACTTTCATTTTACTCCTTCGACAGGTTATGGATACGATGATACTGGCCGGGATGTGCTTGAAAAGGTCTATGCAGAGGTATTTGGTACAGAAGCGGCAATCGTCCGCCCGCATATTATTTCTGGTACACATGCGATCTCCGTTGCTCTCTCAGGAGTTCTCCGACCAAAAAATGAACTTCTTTATATCACGGGAAAACCCTATGATACTCTCGAGGAAATCGTCGGGATACGTGGTGATGGTAAAGGTTCATTGAAAGAATTTGATATTACTTACCAGGCGATTGATCTTCTCTCCGATGGAGGGATTGATTACGATACGGTTAAGAAAAAGATTCATAGTCAAACGAAAATGATTGGAATTCAACGTTCAAAAGGCTATTCGGATCGTACTTCCTTCACAATCACACAAATTAAAGAAATGGTTGAGTTCGTTAAAAGTATCAAACCAGATGTCATTGTTTTTGTTGACAATTGCTATGGGGAGTTTGTAGAAATGGAAGAACCGACAGATGCTGGTGCAGATTTGATCGCAGGTTCACTCATTAAGAACCCAGGTGGAGGTCTTGCAAAGATTGGTGGATACATCGCTGGACGTGAAGATTTGATTGATCTATGTGCGTATCGATTGACTTCACCTGGTCTAGGAAGAGAAGCGGGAGCCTCTTTGGATACCCTATTGGACATGTACCAAGGATTTTTTCTCGCTCCGCATGTCGTAAGTCAATCATTGAAAGGTGCCGTCTTTACAGCAGCCTTTTTAGAGGAATTAGGATTCGATACTTCACCGCGATGGGACAGTGAGCGCACGGATCTCGTCCAATCGGTGAAATTCCATAATCCGGATTTCATGGTTCGTTTTTGCCAGGCGATCCAAAAGGCATCTCCAGTCAATGCCCATGTTGTGCCTCATCCAAGCTATATGCCCGGTTATGAAGACGACGTGATTATGGCAGCAGGGACATTCATCCAGGGGGCGAGTATCGAATTATCGGCTGATGGACCGATACGCCCTCCTTTTGAAGCATATGTCCAAGGCGGATTGACATATTCACACGTCAAGCTAGCGATAATGTCCGCTGTATATGAATTGAAAGAATCTGGTTTAACAATAAAAGAAAAGGGAATTAACTAA
- the treC gene encoding alpha,alpha-phosphotrehalase produces the protein MNNEWWKKSVVYQIYPKSFNDSTGNGVGDIPGIIGKLDYLKTLGIDVIWLTPVYDSPQKDNGYDIRNYYKIHEEYGTMEDFERLLKEAHERNIKVIMDLVVNHTSTEHEWFQQALADPDSKYRNYYIWEKGKKNEPPTNWRSKFGGSAWELDSESGEYYLHLFDVTQADLNWENEELRREVYEMMHYWFEKGIDGFRLDVINLISKDQRFLDDDGSVPPGDGRKFYTDGSKVHEYLNEMNENVLSEYDVMTVGEMSSTTVDDCIKYTNPERKELNMTFNFHHLKVDYPNGEKWAKADFDFLQLKKILSKWQVKMFEGGGWNALFWCNHDQPRIVSRFGDEGQFRIESAKMLATTIHMMQGTPYIYQGEEIGMTNPGFDEIESYRDVESLNAFDSMKKQGKSEQEILTILKQKSRDNSRTPMQWNAEEHAGFSSVGPWIDVASNYKEINTDDALKDKGSVFYHYKRLIELRKEFDIITTGDYQLLLEDDPDIFAYMRNSDDEKLLVVNNFYGKEAEFRLPAEIDLSGFDSKVLLFNYSDSYENYEHINLRPYESVVFYFKKSC, from the coding sequence ATGAATAATGAATGGTGGAAAAAATCAGTTGTTTATCAAATTTATCCGAAAAGTTTCAATGATTCGACAGGAAATGGAGTAGGGGATATCCCGGGCATCATCGGAAAACTGGATTATTTGAAAACTCTGGGGATCGATGTCATCTGGCTCACGCCGGTTTACGATTCTCCGCAAAAGGACAATGGTTATGATATCCGTAATTATTATAAAATCCATGAAGAATATGGCACTATGGAGGATTTTGAACGTTTGCTGAAGGAAGCGCATGAGCGGAATATCAAGGTGATCATGGATCTCGTGGTTAACCATACCTCAACTGAGCATGAATGGTTTCAACAAGCACTTGCAGACCCGGATAGCAAATACCGGAACTATTATATATGGGAAAAAGGCAAGAAGAATGAGCCGCCGACCAATTGGCGTTCTAAGTTCGGAGGTTCTGCCTGGGAACTTGATTCGGAATCAGGAGAATATTACTTGCACCTTTTTGATGTTACACAAGCGGATTTGAACTGGGAGAATGAAGAGCTTCGTCGTGAAGTATATGAGATGATGCATTACTGGTTCGAAAAAGGAATCGACGGTTTCAGACTAGATGTCATCAACCTCATTTCCAAAGATCAGCGCTTCCTGGATGATGACGGCAGCGTACCACCGGGAGACGGAAGGAAGTTTTATACAGATGGGTCCAAAGTCCATGAATATCTGAATGAGATGAATGAAAACGTCCTTTCAGAATATGATGTCATGACGGTTGGGGAAATGTCCTCAACTACAGTTGATGATTGCATCAAATATACGAATCCTGAGCGGAAGGAATTGAATATGACCTTCAACTTCCATCACTTGAAAGTCGATTATCCGAACGGGGAAAAATGGGCGAAAGCTGATTTCGATTTCCTCCAGTTGAAGAAGATTCTATCGAAATGGCAGGTTAAAATGTTCGAAGGTGGAGGCTGGAATGCATTATTCTGGTGTAACCACGACCAGCCCCGCATCGTGTCCCGCTTCGGTGATGAAGGTCAATTTAGGATTGAATCAGCGAAAATGCTTGCTACGACCATCCATATGATGCAAGGGACACCATACATCTACCAAGGGGAAGAAATCGGAATGACCAATCCTGGATTCGATGAAATTGAATCCTACAGGGATGTGGAGTCACTCAATGCTTTTGACTCTATGAAAAAACAAGGGAAATCCGAGCAAGAAATCCTGACTATTTTAAAACAGAAATCCAGGGATAATTCCCGGACACCAATGCAATGGAATGCGGAGGAACATGCAGGATTCTCCTCAGTAGGCCCATGGATCGATGTAGCTTCTAATTATAAAGAAATTAACACAGATGATGCGCTAAAGGACAAGGGTTCAGTTTTTTACCATTATAAAAGATTGATTGAACTTAGGAAGGAATTTGACATCATCACAACAGGTGACTATCAGTTGCTTCTTGAAGATGACCCGGATATTTTTGCTTATATGAGGAATTCGGATGACGAGAAGCTCCTTGTTGTCAACAATTTCTATGGAAAAGAAGCAGAGTTCAGGCTGCCGGCAGAAATTGATTTAAGTGGATTCGATTCGAAGGTATTGTTATTCAATTACTCGGATTCATATGAAAATTATGAGCATATAAATCTGCGGCCATACGAATCCGTCGTTTTTTACTTTAAGAAGTCATGCTAA
- a CDS encoding tyrosine-type recombinase/integrase: MPNQETPQTAIDFVLDLEKRGRQPSTVKRYKYDLEDYLAWIRVNELSYNDRKIFTHWFVQSYFDFLINERSYSYRTLKRVYSVLNQFHRFLISKKIIGENPVSSIDLHNDGEERFTDDMFITEDEQERIVEIIPSEQGLTENQLKAHNLLSKRNLSILTLMIKHGMTLHEVSAIDTRHISFIQKELLIPNTEQTAKRKIKFNQEENEILFDYFQSIPVSVRPAQFSADPFFVAFDFQRLTYRWSYEEDRPKRLTEIAIQKMIRQEIQRAGLRKGISAQHFRRTAILKAILDGDDLEQIQNHFGMKTPLTLNRYLDYVEHLSQQPS; this comes from the coding sequence ATGCCAAATCAGGAAACACCTCAAACTGCGATCGATTTTGTCTTGGACCTTGAAAAGAGAGGCAGACAACCCTCTACCGTTAAAAGATACAAGTATGACCTCGAGGATTATTTAGCGTGGATCCGAGTTAACGAGCTGTCATACAACGACAGAAAGATCTTCACGCACTGGTTTGTACAATCCTATTTCGATTTTCTGATCAATGAACGCTCCTATTCGTATCGAACACTGAAACGGGTTTACAGTGTACTGAATCAATTTCATCGTTTCCTTATTTCTAAAAAGATCATAGGAGAAAACCCAGTTTCCTCAATTGATTTACATAATGATGGGGAAGAACGATTTACGGACGATATGTTCATTACGGAGGATGAACAGGAGAGAATAGTTGAGATCATTCCATCTGAACAAGGATTAACTGAAAATCAATTGAAAGCCCACAACCTTTTATCGAAGCGGAATCTGTCCATCCTCACCCTCATGATCAAACACGGTATGACGTTACATGAGGTCAGTGCGATTGATACACGTCACATTTCCTTTATTCAAAAAGAATTATTGATTCCGAATACCGAACAAACGGCGAAACGGAAAATCAAATTCAATCAAGAGGAAAACGAAATCCTGTTTGATTACTTTCAATCAATACCAGTGTCAGTTCGACCTGCACAATTCAGTGCTGATCCTTTTTTTGTCGCATTTGATTTCCAGCGTCTGACCTATAGGTGGAGTTATGAGGAAGATCGTCCGAAACGTCTAACTGAAATCGCGATCCAGAAAATGATACGCCAGGAAATCCAAAGGGCTGGACTTCGTAAAGGAATATCCGCGCAACATTTCAGAAGGACGGCCATCCTCAAAGCCATTCTTGATGGGGATGATTTGGAGCAGATCCAAAACCATTTCGGAATGAAGACGCCACTTACGTTGAACCGTTATCTGGATTATGTTGAACATCTCTCCCAACAACCATCGTGA
- the spoVK gene encoding stage V sporulation protein K, translated as MQQAITRNSKSQINVVLNSGSPSSATKEDWLLDSKEREKHAPLKIIQKELGTLVGMEELKELINEIYAWLYINKCRESANLKTNKQVLHMMFKGNPGTGKTTVARMIGKLFHDMNVLSKGHLIEAERADLVGEYIGHTAQKTRELVKKALGGVLFVDEAYSLARGGEKDFGKEAIDTLVKAMEDQQNEFILILAGYSKEMENFLSLNPGLPSRFPVVVSFPDYTVDQLMDIARRMVKEREYKLSYDAERKLKIHLQQVRSKEGSTFSNGRYIRNLLEKSMRKQSMRLLKEGKEDRDCLVLITERDLHLAETP; from the coding sequence TTGCAACAAGCGATAACTCGAAATTCAAAAAGCCAGATCAATGTCGTCCTGAACTCGGGCTCTCCTTCATCTGCAACAAAAGAAGATTGGCTTTTGGATTCGAAAGAGCGTGAGAAGCATGCGCCTCTGAAGATAATCCAAAAAGAATTAGGAACGTTAGTGGGAATGGAGGAATTAAAGGAATTAATCAATGAAATCTATGCATGGTTATATATAAATAAATGCAGAGAGTCTGCAAATTTGAAAACGAACAAACAAGTGCTCCACATGATGTTCAAGGGAAATCCCGGAACCGGGAAAACAACCGTCGCACGGATGATCGGAAAGCTGTTTCATGATATGAATGTCTTATCAAAAGGGCATCTTATTGAGGCCGAGCGCGCGGATTTAGTTGGCGAGTACATTGGTCACACCGCTCAGAAAACAAGGGAACTTGTAAAAAAAGCACTTGGCGGTGTCTTATTCGTTGATGAAGCATACTCTCTTGCCCGTGGCGGCGAAAAGGACTTCGGCAAAGAAGCGATTGATACACTTGTTAAAGCGATGGAGGATCAGCAAAATGAATTCATCCTGATCCTTGCTGGTTATTCGAAAGAGATGGAAAATTTTCTTTCTCTGAATCCGGGACTGCCATCACGTTTCCCAGTCGTCGTCAGCTTCCCGGATTATACAGTTGATCAACTGATGGATATCGCGAGGCGGATGGTCAAGGAAAGGGAATATAAATTATCTTATGATGCTGAAAGGAAACTGAAAATCCATCTGCAGCAGGTGCGTTCTAAGGAAGGGAGTACGTTTTCAAACGGAAGATACATCAGGAACCTGCTTGAAAAATCAATGCGGAAACAGTCGATGCGATTGTTGAAGGAAGGAAAAGAGGATAGAGATTGCCTGGTATTGATCACAGAGAGGGACCTCCATCTAGCAGAAACCCCCTGA
- the treP gene encoding PTS system trehalose-specific EIIBC component yields the protein MSVSREVVEEIVAALGGKENIHTATHCVTRLRLVLNDDEKVDHDKLNGIDLVKGSFSTNGQFQVVIGQGTVDEVYKKMVEITGIGEASKDEVKSAAAERMNPLQKAVKVLADIFIPILPAIVTAGLLMGLNNILTGPGIFYDEKSVIDVHPQWGDLADIINLIANTAFVFLPGLIGWSAVKRFGGSPLLGIVLGLMLVHPDLLNAWDYGKVLEENEKIPKWNLFGMDVEKVGYQGQVLPVLVAAYVLARIERFLNSKIPDAFKLLIVAPVTLLVTGFLAFIAIGPITFALGNLITDGLVSIFDNFAALGGIIYGGFYSLLVITGMHHTFLAVDLQLISATGGTFLWPMLALSNIAQGSAALAMMYVSKDEKLKGLSMTSAVSAYLGITEPAMFGVNIRFKYPFIAAMISSAIAGLLLMLNGVKANSIGVGGIPGFLSIAEGYWGAFFIGMGIVLVLPFILTYLYGKFKKQ from the coding sequence ATGAGTGTTAGTCGTGAAGTTGTAGAAGAGATTGTGGCCGCCCTCGGGGGGAAGGAGAATATTCACACCGCAACTCATTGTGTTACACGTCTTAGACTGGTCTTGAATGACGATGAGAAGGTTGATCATGACAAGTTGAATGGGATTGACCTGGTAAAGGGATCATTCTCGACAAACGGACAGTTCCAGGTTGTCATCGGACAAGGAACAGTGGATGAAGTATACAAAAAAATGGTTGAAATCACTGGTATCGGAGAAGCATCCAAAGATGAGGTGAAAAGTGCCGCTGCAGAAAGGATGAATCCACTGCAAAAAGCGGTGAAAGTACTTGCGGACATTTTCATACCAATTCTTCCTGCTATCGTAACAGCCGGATTGTTGATGGGACTTAACAACATTTTGACTGGACCAGGAATATTTTATGACGAGAAATCAGTAATTGATGTACATCCTCAGTGGGGAGACCTTGCGGATATCATCAACCTCATTGCAAACACCGCATTCGTGTTCTTGCCCGGACTGATTGGTTGGTCTGCGGTCAAGCGTTTTGGGGGAAGTCCACTTTTAGGGATCGTACTTGGTTTGATGCTTGTCCATCCTGATCTGTTAAATGCATGGGATTATGGAAAGGTGCTTGAAGAAAACGAGAAAATACCAAAATGGAATCTGTTCGGGATGGATGTCGAGAAGGTAGGTTATCAGGGACAAGTGCTCCCAGTGTTAGTCGCAGCTTATGTTCTTGCTCGAATTGAGCGTTTCTTGAATTCCAAAATTCCGGATGCTTTCAAATTGTTGATCGTTGCACCGGTTACACTGTTGGTCACTGGATTCTTAGCATTCATTGCAATCGGACCAATCACGTTTGCACTTGGAAATCTCATTACAGATGGGTTAGTTAGTATTTTCGATAATTTCGCTGCTTTAGGCGGAATCATTTACGGTGGATTCTATTCATTGCTCGTCATCACAGGAATGCACCATACGTTCCTTGCAGTAGATTTGCAGTTGATTTCAGCTACCGGCGGGACATTCCTCTGGCCGATGCTTGCGTTGTCGAATATCGCTCAAGGTTCGGCAGCACTAGCGATGATGTACGTGTCCAAGGATGAGAAGTTGAAAGGTTTATCTATGACATCCGCAGTTTCAGCATATCTAGGTATTACTGAACCAGCGATGTTCGGGGTGAACATCCGTTTCAAATACCCATTCATCGCAGCAATGATCAGCTCAGCAATTGCTGGATTGCTCCTCATGCTAAATGGTGTAAAGGCGAACTCGATAGGTGTTGGTGGAATCCCAGGCTTCTTATCTATCGCTGAAGGCTACTGGGGGGCATTCTTCATTGGAATGGGAATCGTCCTTGTACTACCGTTTATCCTCACGTACCTTTACGGGAAATTTAAAAAGCAATAA
- the miaA gene encoding tRNA (adenosine(37)-N6)-dimethylallyltransferase MiaA codes for MKPALVVIVGPTAVGKTKTSIEIAKAFDGEIINSDSMQVYQGLDIGTAKIKEQEKEGIPHHLFDIRNPDEDYSAADFQNDAQQKIKELHDKGRLPVMVGGTGLYIRAVTHGYEFTDVTADPEYREKLEAYARANGAEALHDQLKQADEKRASQIHPNNVRRVIRALEIHHTTGSLESPINQSEEESPFNLITIGLTMDREQLYERINLRVDLMMEEGLLDEVKALYEAGVRNKQAVQAIGYKELYAYLEGQCSLEEAITTLKRNSRRYAKRQLTWFRHQMEVEWFDMTNGSINEKIPSILCFVAGKLNPESN; via the coding sequence ATGAAACCAGCACTAGTTGTCATTGTGGGTCCGACAGCGGTCGGTAAGACGAAAACGAGTATTGAAATCGCAAAAGCATTTGATGGTGAAATCATCAACAGTGATTCAATGCAAGTTTATCAAGGTTTAGATATCGGGACCGCCAAAATCAAAGAACAAGAAAAAGAAGGAATCCCCCATCACCTCTTTGATATTCGGAATCCTGACGAAGATTATTCGGCGGCGGATTTCCAGAATGATGCACAACAGAAAATCAAAGAATTACATGATAAAGGAAGACTCCCTGTCATGGTAGGCGGAACCGGTCTCTATATCCGAGCTGTCACGCATGGATATGAATTCACAGATGTAACAGCCGATCCGGAATACCGTGAAAAGCTGGAAGCGTATGCTAGAGCAAATGGGGCTGAAGCGCTTCATGATCAGTTGAAACAAGCGGATGAAAAACGTGCTTCTCAAATCCATCCGAACAATGTCCGCCGCGTTATCAGAGCGTTGGAGATCCATCATACAACCGGCAGTCTGGAATCACCAATCAACCAATCTGAGGAGGAATCACCATTCAACCTCATCACGATCGGATTGACCATGGATCGGGAACAGCTGTATGAACGAATCAACCTGAGAGTGGATCTGATGATGGAAGAAGGGCTTTTGGATGAAGTAAAAGCCCTTTATGAGGCGGGAGTACGGAACAAACAGGCTGTTCAGGCGATCGGCTATAAGGAGCTTTATGCTTATCTCGAAGGGCAATGCAGTTTAGAAGAAGCGATTACGACATTGAAACGGAACTCAAGAAGATATGCGAAAAGACAATTGACCTGGTTCCGGCACCAGATGGAAGTAGAATGGTTCGATATGACAAATGGTTCAATAAATGAAAAAATTCCATCAATTTTGTGTTTTGTGGCAGGAAAGCTCAATCCTGAATCGAATTAG
- the treR gene encoding trehalose operon repressor: protein MQNNKFLSIYQDILEKIQNNTYRPKSKLPSEHELTELYDTSRETARKALHLLAQNGYIQKVRGKGSIVLPFDKLNFPVSGLVSFKEVSQKVGKKVATQVHELSLCKPDEDIQNHLNVKSGEKVWKLIRTREIDGERIILDKDYLLQDKVPTLTKEVGENSIYEYLEGELGLSISFAKKEITVEEVEHEDVELLDLGGQTHIVVVKNYVYLEDTSIFQYTESRHRLDKFRFVDFARRAHL, encoded by the coding sequence ATGCAAAATAATAAATTTCTATCGATCTATCAAGATATTCTAGAAAAAATCCAAAACAACACGTATCGTCCTAAATCGAAGCTTCCATCTGAGCATGAATTGACGGAGTTGTACGATACATCACGGGAAACGGCTCGTAAAGCGCTGCATTTATTAGCTCAAAATGGCTATATCCAGAAGGTGAGAGGGAAAGGATCGATCGTACTTCCCTTTGATAAATTGAATTTCCCAGTGTCTGGACTCGTCAGTTTTAAAGAAGTATCTCAGAAGGTTGGTAAAAAGGTTGCGACACAAGTCCATGAACTTTCCTTGTGCAAACCGGATGAGGATATCCAGAATCATTTGAATGTAAAGTCAGGGGAAAAGGTATGGAAACTGATCCGGACGAGAGAAATTGATGGTGAACGGATCATTTTGGATAAAGATTACCTTCTCCAGGATAAGGTGCCGACACTTACGAAAGAAGTTGGCGAAAATTCGATCTATGAATACCTTGAAGGTGAATTAGGATTATCAATCAGCTTTGCGAAAAAAGAAATTACCGTCGAAGAAGTTGAACACGAAGATGTCGAATTGCTTGACCTTGGAGGACAAACCCACATAGTTGTGGTCAAGAACTACGTGTACTTGGAAGATACGAGTATCTTTCAATATACGGAATCAAGGCACCGGCTTGATAAATTCAGATTCGTCGACTTCGCAAGACGTGCTCATCTATAA